Within the Vigna angularis cultivar LongXiaoDou No.4 chromosome 10, ASM1680809v1, whole genome shotgun sequence genome, the region AAATCAAGCTAAAAAGGACTAAAATGAAAGACTTTCTCGAAAGCAACTAAAGCGAAGGCTTTATGAAATCTGAGACCAAATGACTACCTCATTCAATTCCAATAAATAGAACAACGGTTTACGCAAAACAAAGCACATCAGAGCCACGACTCTAAAACCTAAGAGACAAAAGGCAAACCATTTCTAGCCTCATTGAATCACCAATGCTAGTAATCTCACTTAAGAAGCAcgaacaaaatcaaaatttattataccAAACATAATAACCAACACTCGCTATAGCAGTCACTATAAGCGATAATCTAACACATGATAAGCACTAAAACAATCTCTAAGTCCCAAATACGTTTCATTTTTCTACAGTGGAAAATAGCCTCTTCCTAGAACTTAAAAATGAGCTGAAAAACTATGATCACATAGAGAAATAGCAGCATTGAGCGAGAACGGAAACAAGACCTGAAGATTCTGCTGCTTGATGTACTCCCACACTTTTTTAACCGCGGCGGTTCGTGACACTTCAGAAGCGCCGACGAAGTTGCCGAGCTCGGAAGAGACCGGAACCGGCTTCTGTATGCCGGTGTTGGCTCTAGCCATAGATGTCTTCTTCCCCGCGGGTTTTGCAGCTGCTCCGCCTGATGGAGAAGCTTTTACCTTGGCCGCGTTCTTCGCTGCCGCCTCCATGAATGCCCTGCCAGCGGTCGCACCGAAAACCCTAGTTAGCGCCATATTTGCTCTGCGAAAAAACCTTACTCTGGAATTACGAAACCCTAGAGCGTCAGTGAGAGGGTTTAAGCTTTTGGGTTCCCTCCTCCTCGATGATCCCACGGAACTTTTCGATTGCTACGAGTGCGTACATTTAGTAGTGACGTGGCGGATTTTTATTTGGTAACATTCTAAAGAGAGCTCGTAGAGGATTTTTATTGGGTAAGAACCGCCTACAGTTATGTATAAAACTCAAATATTACAATGCTTCCCTTCCTTTCATTTTTGAGTTTCCTTTCCCTTCCTTattgagtttttcttttgtctcgtaaatattacttttaagttttcttttcttttcctttcgtTTCATTTGTGGTAAAAAAATAGAGTGATGTCAActgaaattacaataatatgCTTATAACAGTGACACGTGTGTGccacaatgaaaaaaaaaagtaaatgataAATTTAGGACAACTTTTACTTGTGAGAAAAGCGAAAAAAAAACTCTTAGACAAAGGTAATTTGACGCTTTTAGCCTTGTTTTATTTCATATCTGTGCTTAGGTTGAAACAGAATCGAATTGATGAAATTTTATGGATTGGAATTTAGCTAATGTTTGACAActttcaaaactttttcaaatgaatcatattattgttttatttttattttattttaattattgtggtttaattatgttttgaatcttattttattgtacTTTGTATGTGTGATATAATCTATCATCATCAAATTCttacatcaattttgtatattttttaagtttttcagATGTTTCAACTTTGCTTCATATACTTTgacaattatttcaatttagatttatttgattttatgaaaaatcatgattaaaattttattttaaattaatttcatggACTAAGATCATTTATTTAACTAACCACGCATTTTATTTCTATGGCAATTTTAACTACTcgtattttataactttttgaattcatgttattgtttcattttatcaactttcattttcaaccatcttatttaaatttcatcaattaaAATACAATCTTTTAACAAATCCCtcacaatttaattttaattaatcacattttaatttaaaacattttcatcaattaaagttaaaaatttattttatttaaactaatcaCTCACTTATTTCAACTTAATTTCCACCATcacaatatatttcaatttaatttcattaattaattttttttaaataataacttacattttatttcaatatgatttaaactaattatattttattttaaattaattttaatcataaaaataaagttataatattataattttatcaattataatgtttttttatctatcacatttaaaatttattttcactttcaactctcttactCTTAATCTAAAGTATCtcatattttagtttcttttcttctaaatCCATATATTTTCACTCATTCATCCTCAAATCCAAACAAAGGAATgacattttcttgtttttatacATTCATTGGTTTGTTTTTACACAATCATGATATTTACCCAAACTTCAAGTTTCCATTGTTGGAAacgaactttttttttatgtgtttaataACATGAATATCGACTATATCCATATAAAATAGATGCCGattgaaattacaataataaattttgtattatattaacACTTTTCTATTAAGGTTGTTTTAGTTTTACTTATATGAAATTTGAgaatgaataaaacaaattcttcatttttctaaatCATGGCACTTATGTGCTTGACAATATGTATAAGAAAATATGATGAAAACCCTTTTATCTTCCTTATTGTTTTCTAACACCATACCACACAAAAgattaagtaatttgaaaacaaaaaaaaaatatcggCTTTGCTATTTATGTCTATTATTATTGTCAGAACCAGTAAAATCCAAGCACGTCTCGCTTAGTGGAATTCACGTGTCAAGAGGGAGGCGCGACACTCAGATGacgaacgccaggtgtcaagcgaagatGATAAGAAAGtcagttagtggaaaacaggtgtcgACTGAAGAGGGGACGTTCGTTCTGACGCGTGGAGCAAAACTTGAATTTTCAGAAAGATCTaccccactctctgcatgcacccctTTCCAGATTTCTGAGAAATcccattctctcctccttctctctacgtcttcttcatcttctctctgaGAAAATACTCACTTTCTCTCCTCCGATCACTATTCCGGCACCGTAGGATCACTACCGGCGTCCCAAGTTTTAGTTTGATCCGATTGGTTTCAAATTCTGAACGGGTAAGTTTTTCTTGTCTTAACCGTTCATTCTTGtaaacatgcaaaccaagttctggttgcattaGCCCTTAGTTTCATTCTGATCAAGTTTGGTCTGTTGTTTTATTTTGGATCGAAGAGtcgttgagcgttgagggtagaaaggATCGTAGTTCAGAGAACTGAGTCCCAGTCTGAGGAACGTacgttcacgctcagaggtaagggaagcttatttaatttaatttgtatgctgttgaaatgtttgaacgttcgtttagttgattgaatgattttgatgcatGATGACTGAAGTGATTgaattgcatgaacgttcgtcgagttactaaattaaaatgaagtatgattattgtgatatttgactatatgatatatgatggttGCCATGTTCTGATGCTTGAAATACATGAAACTTATATGATATGGGCTGTATGAATTATGAAAGTTGATCATGATATGAATGTAATAAGtggtgaaactatatgttaataaatgagtgtaaatataaataatcctGATATGAGTTCCCCTAAGATATTGTACGTTCGTACTGAACGGTCatcgaccgttcggttttctagtgaaGTTGGTTGGgggtggattctttcatttggaaagaatcctaTTTGAGAACGAGCGTTTGTATCTCAAAccactatgcttgagcgttcggccaagtataGGTGTGTATTTGTTGTcctgttataaatttaaatatctatatatgTAGTTATTCGAAAACACGATCccagtaatatatatataagtataattatcaagcctttttattataagtttagtagtgctcggtcttacaccaagcgctcataCTCGTTTCATTATATAATCTATCttaatgaaaaatagcattcgtctaacttcaatagaattttcttatctaccgtgctcggtcatttactggcattTGGACTTCTTGATGTAAGatcaaataagttaaatattcataaacgttcggtttcttcatgagAATTCTTCTAGGTATTTTTATTGGAATATCTTGAAGTGTCTGTATCGATTGGTTCCAGCATAGAGTCGTAGCCTTTGGCGAGGTCTTTTCAGCGTTCGGTCAGAGTTATCAAGAGTCAGTTTATATAATTGAATCACTTTGTAATGAACGTTCGGTTCATCCGTTCATTGCTATATTTAGTActctcggtcttattctattctggaactggagacctctttgtctcgttccaagtgttcgtcctcgttctgaagGAGGATTTAACGTTCGGTACCTGATGTCCTTAATAATCTTTGAACAAAGAGGAAATTGAAATGATTGGTAATGAAAGAAAActtgagatgattgataatgattgataaagaaaatatgagatgaatggaatgttgtggatttgaacgagcgttccatggaggaacgactcaggTTTGAGAatttgagatttgtaaagtatgactgtggttatgctagtgctggcagttcatcctgatgtttcgtgggtactcgtcctcatgtagaggagtgtcaacactcaatttcgtccgggttgattaataaatttatttctcataaaaataaaaaataaaaataaaaaataataaaaaaataaaaaaataaaaaaataaaaaaaatcataataatcacaacaacgttcgtcctccactgagggcgttcgtcctctggCGTTCGTCTTTTCTTTGTACGCCCGTTCGGCCTGCGACGTTCGTTCTTTGTTTCTGGACGTTCGTTTTAGTTTGTGAATGTTCGGTCCGTGTGTTTCGttggtttgagcgttcgttcatttaaCCGAGCGTTCAACTTATTGAGGGCagtgttttaagttgttttagagcgttcgttcatacaatgtgagcgttcgttcgttttaTGTTTTGACCGAGCGTTCGACATTTGGGTATTGTGACGCTCGTCCTAATAGTAAACCGTTCTTCAAGCGTTCGGTCTGTTTGGAATTCTccgtgagcgttcggtttaggacgttcggtttttggaATTTCGGTAACTTTTAAGCGTTCGGCCTGGATAAGAACTTTACcttctgaacgttcgttcttggcTTGCGTTCGACCCAAGCGTTGGTTCTCCAATTGTGGAACGTTCGTcccataccgttcggtcatcctgGAACGTTCACCATTTGACCGTTCGCCCTCTTCTATTCATGACCGCTCGTCCGCTCCtcatgagcgttcgtcctcacCCTCgcgtgaccgttcgtcctttgtcTCGCGCCGTCGATCGTTCTCAGCCTTTGTTGACGTTCGGCTTTTCTCTGTTCACGGACGTTCGGCTCTTCGGTCCCGCAGATTGGCGCTCGTTCTTATATTTTGCCAatgtagcgttcggtcatttctttgtgaacgttcggtcttgattaGTTGAACGTTCAGGCGTTTGTTGTTTCtgggacgttcgtcccaacagtagggtgttcttttttttttaatatttttgttgtttctttttatttgttttaaaataaaataaaaaaaaaacaaaaaataaacaaaataataataaaaatataataataaaaaaaaaataataacaaaaaaataataacaaaaaaaaataaaaaaaataataataaaaaaataaaaaaaggaataaaaaaaaaatataaaaacaacaactaaaaaaacaaaagaagtcAGGTTTGGATAAAATGTCTGAAAAGTTGTTTgcaaataatagaaaaagacGACCGGAGGATGTGGAAAGGAGGAGGCAGTACTGGTATCTCTGAAAAGGATTCAATCATATCTCTGAAAAGGATTCAATCATTCTTGGCTGCCACTGGTTTTTGGGTTGTAACACGCCGATGGTGGTATCCCTCATGCACGGCTGCCCATCTTGCAACTCTGAAAAGTCTCTTGATACCACTACAAGACTCGGAATTCGCACAAAAGAGGGGACGGAACTCCATCACCAACCTCTCCTCACTCAACAAGCTCCAACACCCATAACCACAGTTAACGGCTTCCCTTTTCACTTCCATTTTTCCTTACCTCCAAGGTGCACCTGtaacaacataataaaaataagagggggaggagaaaaaagaaaggaagaagaggagacGGAAGAGGCATTTGTTTTTGGAAGAGGGAGCATCATTTACAGAAGGGAGTAGGAGAACAGAAGGGTGAAGCATCTTGAAGCTGCGGAGGTAAGTCTCGTATACCTAAAACTCTTTGGTCATGCCCAAGCTCATCTGTATGCTCATAGATATGATTCCTTTATGCATGCGGAGAGGTGATTGAAATATGTGTTCGGTCAACGTACATGGTTATATTCACTTTCCTCTGTTAAtcaaaactgcaccaaaatgtGGTCTCAACAAGATTCATCAGTTATAAGTAACTATAGAATACAAGGGTTATTTTCCCAAAAAGAAAAGGAGCTTCAGTATTCATCCACTTGTACCCCGAAAACACACAACCTCTCCTTATGGTATCAGTGACCACAACCTATaaccttcatcttcatcttcagctCTGGTCTTACCCGCAAGCCATTGTGCTTGGATTCTCAACTAGGCTGTGACTTCCATCACCCAAACACCTACCACCCTCCTCATCTGTATTCACTCACCGCTACAGCCACCTTACAGACTCCAACGCCCACCATCCTCATCCCTCCCCATTCTCTGTCAATACCGAAAGAACTTCAAGAAACAACTCACGGCCTAGCCTCCGAACGGCCAACATCACCACCAGCCACCGTGAATGCCACCAacatcccattcaaactctcaTTTTTGCTCCTTCCTCTGTGAATGCGAGCTGAGCCCCGTGAAACCCCTCACTCACCTCAACATGAACGACCATCGTCATTCACCTCTGAACGAGCCTTGACGTCCAATACTGGATCTCCAACACCTCTATCTTCAACCTTAATCCAGTCTCGACTCCCCTCACTTGATCATCACCCTCCATTCCAACTTCACACGGCCAAACACCCGGCATCCATATTCCCACACAGCCAGTAGCTCACGATCATTCCCCCGAACATACATCTCATCTCtggaaaacaagaaaacaagaaaaaatttcCCAACACCCCTCTTCAACAACtggaaaacaagaaaaaatttcCCAACACCCAGCACACTCAAAATTTTTGATCCCAGTAGACAAAACGACAAACCAATCAACAAACGATAAAACAGATGAGAAGAATAGAAGGAAAAGTGGTGCTGCTGGAGACGTTTTGGCATGAGAAAAATTCGAAAAGGGAAGCTTGGAACAGCGGCCGGCGATAGTCTCGGCAGTGGCACGGCTGAGCTGGCGACTGAACGACGATCCGCGGTGGCCGGTCTGGCAGAAACGGTAGTGTGCGGAGACGACGCCCCTCGTCGGGTTTTCCTGGCTGGGAGAAGAAAGATTTAACTGTGTTAGTGtgagatggaagaagaaaaatggagAAATGAAGAGAAGGAGAATGAACCCCTAATGTGCTGAAGAGATGTTGGGccaagtaaaaaaataaaactaaacagTATTTTATCTGCACCCTCGGTTTTGGTATTTCACACCCCATTTTCGTTTGGGCTTAAGCCCACTCTGTGcaaacagaataaaaaaaagaggaaggGGAA harbors:
- the LOC108335255 gene encoding upstream activation factor subunit spp27; translated protein: MALTRVFGATAGRAFMEAAAKNAAKVKASPSGGAAAKPAGKKTSMARANTGIQKPVPVSSELGNFVGASEVSRTAAVKKVWEYIKQQNLQNPSNKREVFCDAKLKTIFAGKDKVGFTEIATLLSSHFGKSG